The genome window GGAGGCACTAAAATCAGGCCGTCAGCCAGGGTGTTATCAATAAACTCTTCAATTTCATTGACCAAGCCAGGTGCACGGTAGCGGCAATCGTATAAAAACAAGCCCATATGCTCTTCGCTGCAGCACTGCAAAATGCCTTTTTGCAGTTTCTGCAAATAGCCAGGACTAGGATTGTCTGCCAGCAGGGCGATAAACAAAGAGCGGTTTTTAGCCAGCGCCATGCCCAGCGGATTGCGCTTAAAACCTAACTGATTAATAACAGCCATCACTTTGTCGCGGGTTTCGACCGAGACATTGATCTCGTTATTGATCACCCTGGACACAGTTTTTTTCGAGACGCCAGCAAAGCGGGCTACATCGTTGATGGTGACTGAAGACATTATTCTGGGATACCCCTTAACAGGAAAATCAACAAGGTTCACAAAAAATCATACTAGCGGACGGCAGTATATCTGAACAGTGTTGCATTTGTTTTCTGGCTTATTGTTTTTGTTACTGAATTTATACCTATAATGCAAATTGACACCGGTGTCAATTTGCATTATAAATTCTGCCAACAGTCGCAGTACTTCATTTTCAGAGCCATGAATGGGGTACTGTTGATTTCCTTTTATTTGTCCAAGCTCAGGGGCCTGCGGATTTATGCCTGCCAAACTTCATTTGCATCCGGATCGTTTGTTTTCGAGTCACAGTGTTGAACGTGATATAGCCAGGCGTTTGTATCAGCAGGTAGCGGATTTGCCTATTGTCAGCCCGCACGGTCACACAGATCCGGCCTGGTTTGCATTAAATCAGCCCTTTGAGAATCCAACCGAACTGCTCATTAAGCCGGACCATTATGTATTTCGCATGCTGTACAGTCAGGGCATCAGCCTGGAACAATTGGGCTTACGTCGTCGTGATGGCTTACCAGTAGAGCAGGACCCGGAAAAAATCTGGCAGATTTTTGCGGAGTATTTCCCGTTATTTCATGGCACACCGTCCAGCTTGTGGCTGAATCACACTTTTGTGAATACTTTTGGGATTGACGTCAAATTAAACAAACAAACGGCCAGCCATTATTATCAGGTGATTAACGATGCACTGCATACAGCGGACTTTTTACCACGCCGCTTATTTGAGCGTTACAACATTGAAGTGATAGCCACTACTGAATGCGCCACAGACGATTTGGCGTATCACCAACAAATCAAAGCATCAGGCTGGCAGGGCAAAGTGATCACTGCCTTCAGGCCAGATGGTGTGATCGACCCTGAACACGAACAGTTTCAAAGCCGGCTGACGAAACTGAGTCAAATCACAGACTTGGATTGCCGTAATTACGATCAGTATATTGCTGCTTTACGTCAGCGCCGCGCGTTCTTTAAAGAGATGGGCGCAACCTCGACAGACCACGGCCACCCAACAGCTCAGACAGCTGATTTAACTGACGCAGAAGCCCGTAGCTTATTCGACCGCATCATTAAAGCTGATGTCAGCGCTGCAGATGCCGAACTATTCCGTGCTCATATGCTGGTGAAAATGGCGGAGATGTCGCTGGACGATGGCCTGGTGATGCAGCTGCACCCGGGATCATTTCGTAATCATAATGATCAGCTATTCCGCTTATTTGGTCGTGACAAAGGCGCTGATATTCCGCTGAGTATCGAATATGTGAAAGCGCTAAAGCCTTTACTGGATAAATTCGGTACTTCGAAAGACTTAAGCCTGATTTTATTTACGCTGGATGAGACCACCTACAGCCGCGAGCTGGCGCCTTTGGCCGGGCATTATCCTTGCCTGAAACTGGGCCCTGCCTGGTGGTTCCATGACAGTCCTGAAGGCATGATCAGATTCCGCCGTCAGACTACTGAAACTGCTGGTTTTTATAATACGGTTGGTTTTAATGACGACACCCGTGCCTTTTTATCTATTCCGGCGCGACATGACGTAGCGCGGCGGATGGATGCTGTTTATCTGGCAGAGTTAGTAGCCCGGCATATGCTGGATGAAGAAGATGCAGCCGTGATTGCCAGAGATCTGGCATACGGCCTGGCGAAAAAAGCTTATCAATTGTAAGGGGTAACAGCGTGACTGAACCTGCAGTAACTTATCCACTTTTATCAGCCGCTACTTGCCCGCAGCAGGTCGCGTCTGAGCGTGACAGCATCATACGTATAGTGCATTTAGGCATAGGGGCTTTTCACCGCGCCCATCAGGCTTTTTACACTGAGCAAGTGATGCAATTGACAGCGCAGCGCGACTGGATGATTGCCGGTGTGTCGTTACGATCAAGCGCTGTGGCAAATCAGCTTAACCCGCAACAAGGGCTTTATACGCTGGTGACGACTTCTGCAGCAGGCACAGAGCAACAACTGATTCAGTCTGTTGCCAAAGTACTGGTTGCGCCACAAAACCCGCAGGCGGTGATTGAACTGATGGCCTCGCCTGAAGTAGCTATCTATTCGCTCACTGTCACGGAAAAAGGCTACTGCCAGAATACGGCGACTGGAGATCTCGATTTAACTTTGGCTGATATTCAGCACGATTTAACCCATTTAGCGACTCCGAAAACGGCCATAGGTTATCTGGTGGCGGCATTGCTGCAGCGTTTTATCCGTAAGCTAAAACCTGTGA of Rheinheimera sp. MM224 contains these proteins:
- the uxaC gene encoding glucuronate isomerase — its product is MPAKLHLHPDRLFSSHSVERDIARRLYQQVADLPIVSPHGHTDPAWFALNQPFENPTELLIKPDHYVFRMLYSQGISLEQLGLRRRDGLPVEQDPEKIWQIFAEYFPLFHGTPSSLWLNHTFVNTFGIDVKLNKQTASHYYQVINDALHTADFLPRRLFERYNIEVIATTECATDDLAYHQQIKASGWQGKVITAFRPDGVIDPEHEQFQSRLTKLSQITDLDCRNYDQYIAALRQRRAFFKEMGATSTDHGHPTAQTADLTDAEARSLFDRIIKADVSAADAELFRAHMLVKMAEMSLDDGLVMQLHPGSFRNHNDQLFRLFGRDKGADIPLSIEYVKALKPLLDKFGTSKDLSLILFTLDETTYSRELAPLAGHYPCLKLGPAWWFHDSPEGMIRFRRQTTETAGFYNTVGFNDDTRAFLSIPARHDVARRMDAVYLAELVARHMLDEEDAAVIARDLAYGLAKKAYQL